From a region of the Mytilus galloprovincialis chromosome 3, xbMytGall1.hap1.1, whole genome shotgun sequence genome:
- the LOC143066708 gene encoding uncharacterized protein LOC143066708: MSKNVLCNYIYPRLRIHHCTVIRCIATQNHYANLKIKPNASVKEIKEAYINLTKEHHPDSNLNDNANHDQFLKISESYQILIDLKKRQEYDQSKGYSKKPPGKSSRTYSGYQQNTYANYQNAYTDYRSNEDKRREALRRKHNFEQFQKSKYGLSDLVDIGLVLASLTAAYFLIIGILSSTVGKAQKEKHAKMAKYSKLYTDDIDQILEKGGKNWDEADKWIAREYIAKHYREGKNSKR, translated from the exons ATGAGTAAAAATGTCTTGTGTAATTACATTTACCCAAGACTAAGAATTCATCATTGTACAGTTATTAG GTGTATAGCAACACAGAATCATTATGCCAACCTTAAGATAAAGCCTAATGCTTCTGTGAAAGAAATAAAAGAAGCTTATATTAATTTGACAAAAGAG CATCATCCAGATTCTAATCTCAATGACAATGCCAATCAtgatcaatttttgaaaattagcGAGTCTTACCAAATATTGATTGATTTAAAGAAACGACAGGAATACGATCAATCAAAAGGGTACAGTAAAAAACCACCAGGGAAAAGTTCTCGTACATATTCAGGATATCAGCAGAATACCTATGCAAATTATCAGAATGCATATACAGATTACCGCAG CAATGAGGATAAAAGACGTGAAGCGTTACGAAGGAAACATAATTTTGAACAGTTTCAGAAAAGCAAATATGGTTTAAGTGATTTGGTTGACATAGGATTAGTTTTAGCTTCATTAACTGCAGCTTATTTTCTAATTATTGGAATTCTATC gAGTACAGTTGGAAAAGCCCAGAAAGAAAAGCATGCAAAGATGGCCAAATATTCCAAACTGTACACCGATGATATTGATCAAATATTAGAAAAAGGCGGCAAAAACTG GGATGAAGCAGATAAATGGATAGCTAGAGAATACATAGCCAAACATTATAGAGAAG
- the LOC143069768 gene encoding uncharacterized protein LOC143069768 encodes MAITVLKYFILFCSVAFTVQTSCSNGNQCNCDFSDESTFKSKSEYLAAAVGALGPMLAVGGGFGIWKLVTSKLTSSPGEFSRETSDLSESPSRRSNNRSPATNSTRASSRVSAWSRSTALTLNDMDAEIDDDLDFRSDSPTPKEGLSSPAWSNNRKIPPSVTNRAPAPAQKNDVNSWMF; translated from the exons ATGGCGATaacagttttgaaatattttatattattttgcaGCGTAGCCTTCACAGTTCAG ACGTCATGTTCTAACGGAAACCAATGTAACTGCGATTTTAGTGATGAATCTACGTTTAAGAGTAAATCGGAATACCTAGCGGCAGCTGTTGGTGCACTTGGTCCTATGTTAGCTGTCGGAGGAGGATTTGGAATCTGGAAACTGGTCACAAGCAAGCTTACTAGTTCACCTGGAGAATTTTCAAGGGAGACCAGTGACTTGTCAGAGAGCCCGTCGAGAAGAAGTAACAACAGATCACCAGCCACAAACTCCACACGAGCATCATCACGTGTTAGTGCATGGAGCCGATCTACAGCACTAACTTTAAACGACATGGATGCTGAAATCGACGACGATCTGGACTTCAGATCTGATTCTCCAACTCCCAAGGAGGGCTTGTCGTCACCTGCATGGTCAAACAACAGGAAAATTCCACCATCTGTTACTAATAGAGCACCCGCACCTGCGCAAAAGAATGACGTAAACAGCTGGATGTTTTAA